One Stenotrophomonas maltophilia DNA window includes the following coding sequences:
- the acnB gene encoding bifunctional aconitate hydratase 2/2-methylisocitrate dehydratase, which yields MLEAYRHHVAERAALGIPPLPLSAQQTADVIELLKNPPQGEAEFLLDLLTHRVPAGVDDAAKVKASYLAAIALGSEQNPLISRERATELLGTMLGGYNVAPLVQLLDDASVGTIAANGLKKTLLVFDAFHDVQEKAKAGNANAQAVLQSWADAEWFTSNPEVPQSLTVTVFKVPGETNTDDLSPAPDATTRPDIPMHALAMLKNKRDDAPFTPEEDGKRGPIQQILSLKDKGHLVAYVGDVVGTGSSRKSATNSVLWWTGDDIPFIPNKRAGGVCLGSKIAPIFYNTMEDAGALPIELDVSKMEHGDVVELRPYEGKALKNGEVIAEFQVKSEVLFDEVRAGGRIPLIIGRGLTGKAREALGLAPTNLFRLPVQPADTGKGFSLAQKMVGRACGLPEGQGMRPGTYCEPKMTSVGSQDTTGPMTRDELKDLACLGFSADLVMQSFCHTAAYPKPVDVKTHHTLPEFISTRGGVSLRPGDGVIHSWLNRMLLPDTVGTGGDSHTRFPVGISFPAGSGLVAFAAATGVMPLDMPESVLVRFKGKMQPGVTLRDLVNAIPLYAIKSGLLTVAKAGKKNIFSGRILEIEGLPELKVEQAFELSDASAERSAAGCSVRLNKEPIIEYLTSNITLLKWMIAEGYQDPRSLQRRIEKMEAWLANPQLLEPDADAEYAAVIEIDLADIHEPIVACPNDPDDVKTLSEVAGAKIDEVFIGSCMTNIGHFRAAAKLLEGKRDLPTRLWVAPPTKMDASELTKEGVYGTFGATGARMEMPGCSLCMGNQAQIREGSTAMSTSTRNFPNRLGRNTNVYLGSAELAAICSRLGRIPTKEEYMADIGVINANGAEIYRYMNFDQIEEYQDVANTVAA from the coding sequence ATGTTGGAAGCCTACCGCCACCACGTCGCCGAGCGCGCTGCGCTTGGCATCCCGCCGCTGCCGCTGAGCGCGCAGCAGACGGCCGATGTCATCGAACTGCTGAAGAACCCGCCGCAGGGCGAGGCCGAGTTCCTGCTCGACCTGCTGACCCACCGCGTGCCGGCCGGCGTCGACGATGCTGCCAAAGTCAAAGCCTCGTACCTGGCGGCGATCGCCTTGGGCAGCGAGCAGAACCCGCTGATCAGCCGTGAGCGCGCCACCGAACTGCTGGGCACCATGCTCGGCGGTTACAACGTTGCCCCGCTGGTACAGCTGCTGGACGACGCCAGCGTCGGCACCATCGCCGCCAACGGTCTGAAGAAGACCCTGCTGGTGTTCGATGCCTTCCATGACGTGCAGGAAAAGGCCAAGGCCGGCAATGCCAACGCCCAGGCCGTGCTGCAGAGCTGGGCCGATGCCGAGTGGTTCACCAGCAACCCGGAAGTGCCGCAGAGCCTGACCGTCACCGTGTTCAAGGTGCCGGGCGAGACCAACACCGACGACCTTTCGCCGGCGCCGGACGCGACCACCCGCCCGGACATTCCGATGCACGCCCTGGCGATGCTGAAGAACAAGCGCGACGATGCGCCGTTTACCCCGGAAGAAGACGGCAAGCGCGGCCCGATCCAGCAGATCCTGTCGCTGAAGGACAAGGGCCACCTGGTCGCCTACGTCGGCGACGTGGTCGGCACCGGTTCCTCGCGCAAGTCGGCCACCAACAGCGTGCTGTGGTGGACCGGCGATGACATCCCGTTCATCCCGAACAAGCGCGCCGGTGGCGTCTGCCTGGGTTCGAAGATCGCCCCGATCTTCTACAACACCATGGAAGATGCCGGCGCACTGCCGATCGAGCTGGACGTGTCGAAGATGGAGCACGGCGATGTGGTCGAGCTGCGTCCGTACGAAGGCAAGGCGCTGAAGAACGGTGAAGTGATCGCCGAGTTCCAGGTCAAGTCCGAAGTGCTGTTCGACGAAGTGCGTGCCGGTGGCCGCATTCCGCTGATCATCGGCCGTGGCCTGACCGGCAAGGCGCGCGAAGCGCTGGGCCTGGCCCCGACCAACCTGTTCCGCCTGCCGGTGCAGCCGGCCGACACCGGCAAGGGCTTCTCGCTGGCACAGAAGATGGTCGGCCGCGCCTGTGGCCTGCCGGAAGGCCAGGGCATGCGCCCGGGCACCTACTGCGAACCGAAGATGACCTCGGTCGGCTCGCAGGACACCACCGGCCCGATGACCCGTGACGAGCTGAAGGACCTGGCCTGCCTGGGCTTCTCGGCCGATCTGGTGATGCAGTCGTTCTGCCACACCGCCGCCTACCCGAAGCCGGTGGACGTGAAGACCCACCACACCCTGCCGGAGTTCATCTCCACCCGTGGCGGCGTTTCGCTGCGCCCGGGCGACGGCGTGATCCACAGCTGGCTCAACCGCATGCTGCTGCCGGACACCGTGGGTACCGGTGGTGACTCGCACACCCGCTTCCCGGTGGGCATTTCGTTCCCGGCCGGTTCGGGCCTGGTCGCCTTCGCTGCGGCCACCGGCGTGATGCCGCTGGACATGCCGGAGTCGGTGCTGGTGCGCTTCAAGGGCAAGATGCAGCCGGGCGTGACCCTGCGTGACCTGGTCAACGCGATCCCGCTGTACGCGATCAAGTCGGGCCTGCTGACCGTGGCCAAGGCTGGCAAGAAGAACATCTTCTCCGGCCGCATCCTGGAAATCGAAGGCCTGCCGGAGCTGAAGGTCGAACAGGCGTTCGAACTGTCCGACGCCTCGGCCGAGCGTTCGGCGGCCGGTTGCTCGGTGCGCCTGAACAAGGAACCGATCATCGAGTACCTGACCAGCAACATCACGCTGCTGAAGTGGATGATTGCCGAGGGCTACCAGGATCCGCGTTCGCTGCAGCGTCGCATCGAGAAGATGGAGGCGTGGCTGGCCAACCCGCAGCTGCTGGAGCCGGATGCCGACGCCGAGTACGCCGCCGTCATCGAGATCGACCTGGCCGACATCCACGAGCCGATCGTGGCCTGCCCGAACGATCCGGACGACGTGAAGACCCTGTCCGAAGTCGCTGGCGCCAAGATCGACGAAGTGTTCATCGGTTCGTGCATGACCAACATCGGTCACTTCCGTGCCGCTGCCAAGCTGCTGGAAGGCAAGCGTGACCTGCCGACCCGTCTGTGGGTGGCTCCGCCGACCAAGATGGATGCTTCGGAGCTGACCAAGGAAGGCGTGTACGGCACCTTCGGCGCCACCGGCGCCCGCATGGAAATGCCGGGCTGCTCGCTGTGCATGGGCAACCAGGCGCAGATCCGCGAAGGCTCCACCGCGATGTCGACCTCGACCCGCAACTTCCCGAACCGCCTGGGCCGCAACACCAACGTGTACCTGGGTTCGGCCGAACTGGCCGCGATCTGCTCGCGTCTGGGCCGCATCCCGACCAAGGAGGAGTACATGGCGGACATCGGCGTGATCAACGCCAATGGTGCGGAGATCTACCGCTACATGAACTTCGACCAGATCGAGGAATACCAGGACGTGGCCAACACGGTCGCTGCCTGA
- a CDS encoding protein-glutamate methylesterase/protein-glutamine glutaminase: MTLTGNAPCRVLIVDDSAVVRQMLTEILSSDPSIDVVGTAADPLLAREKIKRLAPDVITLDVEMPRMDGLAFLENLMRLHPLPVVMISSLTERGADTTLQALALGAVDFVSKPKLDVARGLQAYADEIIAKVKMAARSRVRPLVRAAAPKLLLEAAPAMRPAAPQFRTTDRLIAIGSSAGGTEALRVVLEGMPADGPAVVMTQHLPASFSSAFAERLDRHSAMAVREASDGEAVLPGHAYLPPGGKHLRIIRDGARWRCRVDDGPAVNRHKPAVDVLFRSVAQNAGGNAIGAILTGMGDDGARGLLEMRQAGAPTLVQDEASSVVWGMPGAAFKLGAAEEQVPLERIAERLLALARG; the protein is encoded by the coding sequence ATGACCCTGACCGGCAACGCCCCCTGCCGGGTCCTGATCGTCGACGACTCCGCCGTCGTGCGTCAGATGCTCACCGAGATCCTGTCCAGCGATCCGTCCATCGACGTGGTCGGCACCGCCGCCGACCCGCTGCTGGCACGCGAGAAGATCAAGCGCCTGGCCCCGGACGTGATCACGCTGGACGTGGAAATGCCGCGCATGGACGGGCTCGCGTTCCTGGAAAACCTGATGCGCCTGCACCCGCTACCGGTAGTGATGATCTCCTCGCTGACCGAACGCGGCGCCGACACCACACTGCAGGCACTGGCACTGGGTGCGGTGGATTTCGTCTCCAAGCCGAAGCTGGACGTGGCGCGGGGCCTGCAGGCCTACGCCGACGAGATCATCGCCAAGGTCAAGATGGCGGCGCGCTCGCGGGTGCGTCCGCTGGTGCGCGCTGCCGCACCGAAGCTCCTGCTGGAAGCCGCTCCTGCGATGCGCCCCGCCGCGCCGCAGTTCCGTACCACCGACCGCCTGATCGCGATCGGCTCGTCGGCCGGTGGCACCGAGGCCCTGCGTGTAGTGCTGGAAGGCATGCCCGCCGACGGCCCGGCCGTGGTGATGACCCAGCATCTGCCGGCCAGCTTCAGCAGCGCCTTCGCCGAACGCCTGGACCGGCACTCGGCAATGGCCGTACGCGAGGCCAGCGACGGCGAAGCGGTGCTGCCTGGCCATGCCTACCTGCCGCCGGGTGGCAAGCACCTGCGGATCATCCGCGACGGTGCGCGCTGGCGCTGCCGCGTCGACGACGGCCCTGCGGTTAACCGGCACAAGCCCGCGGTGGACGTGCTGTTCCGCTCGGTCGCGCAGAACGCCGGCGGCAACGCCATCGGCGCCATCCTCACCGGGATGGGCGATGACGGCGCACGCGGCCTGCTGGAGATGCGTCAGGCCGGCGCACCGACGCTGGTGCAGGACGAGGCCAGCAGCGTGGTCTGGGGCATGCCCGGTGCCGCGTTCAAGCTCGGCGCCGCCGAGGAACAGGTGCCGCTGGAACGGATTGCCGAGCGGCTTCTCGCCCTCGCCCGCGGCTGA
- the cheD gene encoding chemoreceptor glutamine deamidase CheD, whose product MNASLRTDDVMRYQDARFKTIAAKLLPTQYLVVDDTTALTTTLGSCVAACLRDPVLKIGGMNHFLLPEGNAGDGAPARYGSYAMELLINDMLKRGAHRKRIEAKVFGGANVLKGFTSNPVGTRNAEFVRQYLQAEHIPIIAEDLCGIHPRKIWFFADTGRVVVQRLPHAHEAEVAATESAVRARLSKAPVTGGVELFE is encoded by the coding sequence ATGAACGCCTCGCTGCGTACCGATGATGTGATGCGTTACCAGGACGCGCGCTTCAAGACCATTGCAGCCAAGCTGCTGCCGACCCAGTACCTGGTGGTCGACGACACCACCGCGCTGACCACCACGCTGGGTTCCTGCGTGGCCGCCTGCCTGCGCGACCCGGTGCTGAAGATCGGCGGCATGAACCACTTCCTGCTGCCCGAAGGCAACGCCGGCGACGGCGCACCCGCGCGCTATGGCAGCTATGCGATGGAACTGCTGATCAACGACATGCTCAAGCGCGGCGCACACCGCAAGCGCATCGAAGCCAAGGTGTTCGGTGGTGCCAACGTGCTGAAGGGATTCACCAGCAACCCGGTCGGCACCCGCAACGCCGAGTTCGTGCGCCAGTACCTGCAGGCCGAGCACATTCCGATCATCGCCGAGGACCTGTGCGGCATCCATCCGCGCAAGATCTGGTTCTTCGCCGATACCGGCCGCGTGGTGGTGCAGCGTCTGCCGCATGCCCATGAAGCCGAAGTGGCTGCGACCGAATCGGCCGTGCGTGCACGCCTGTCCAAGGCCCCGGTCACCGGTGGCGTGGAGCTGTTCGAATGA
- a CDS encoding CheR family methyltransferase, producing the protein MDTSPVQSPTPIVTGPREFEFADRDFRRVCDLIYQRVGIALAPAKRDMVYGRLSRRLRTLGMRSFQQYLDHLEQEDGDEWQAFTNALTTNLTSFFREPHHFDKLREELQQRASRTPLLLWSCAASTGEEPYSMAITACEAFGTLKPPVRIIATDVDTQVLATAGRGVYNIDRVTSLDPDLRRRYFQRGSGPNEGQCRVLPALRELIEFRPLNLLAPRYDVGGPFDALFCRNVMIYFDKPTQRAILGRLVQHLSDDGLLYTGHSENYLHAADLIQPCGRTLYRRAAKAGA; encoded by the coding sequence ATGGACACGTCCCCCGTGCAAAGTCCTACTCCCATCGTCACCGGCCCGCGCGAATTCGAGTTCGCCGACCGTGATTTCCGCCGCGTCTGCGACCTGATCTACCAGCGCGTGGGCATCGCCCTCGCCCCGGCAAAGCGCGACATGGTCTATGGCCGCCTGTCGCGCCGCCTGCGCACGCTGGGCATGCGCAGCTTCCAGCAGTATCTGGACCATCTGGAGCAGGAAGACGGTGACGAATGGCAGGCGTTCACCAACGCCCTGACCACCAACCTGACCTCGTTCTTCCGCGAACCGCACCACTTCGACAAGCTGCGCGAGGAGCTGCAGCAGCGCGCCAGCCGCACGCCGCTGCTGTTGTGGTCGTGCGCAGCGTCCACCGGCGAAGAACCCTATTCAATGGCGATTACCGCCTGTGAGGCCTTCGGCACCCTGAAGCCACCGGTACGCATCATCGCCACCGATGTCGACACCCAGGTGCTGGCCACCGCCGGCCGTGGCGTCTACAACATCGATCGCGTCACCAGCCTCGATCCGGACCTGCGCCGGCGCTACTTCCAGCGCGGCAGCGGCCCCAACGAGGGCCAGTGCCGCGTGCTGCCAGCGCTGCGCGAGCTGATCGAGTTCCGCCCATTGAACCTGCTCGCCCCGCGCTACGACGTCGGCGGCCCGTTCGATGCGCTGTTCTGCCGCAACGTGATGATCTACTTCGACAAGCCGACCCAGCGCGCGATCCTGGGCCGGCTGGTGCAGCACCTGTCCGACGATGGCCTGCTCTACACCGGCCACTCGGAGAACTACCTGCACGCCGCCGACCTGATCCAGCCCTGCGGGCGCACCCTGTACCGCCGTGCGGCAAAGGCCGGCGCATGA
- a CDS encoding methyl-accepting chemotaxis protein — protein MNLLHRWQHYFSNLSVRRKLNLLTLLIALGVIALSVIAARMQYLDLTETRKTALKTQVELSYGILQHYHRLAGTGELSEDAAKSAALQALEVMRAENDAYYFNIYDTGYRLLMHPFRKDLVGKDMKDFRTDDGVRIYYDQVEAAKAGGGFVNYRWAKPGSKGEVEKVAYAGLFAPWNWVVSSGVYMDDVQKQALVFTAIMAVSGGVLVLIVLALSWLIGNRIAVPLKQATAVAEGIARGKLDSHIGPQPHDETGRLLDAMSGMQQQLHAVISGQREMARRHDGGELSYRIDASAFPGEYGLMVQETNALVGGHVQTLHDVLDVVQQYAVGDLSRDVARYPGEKAAMTTTVDTVKANLGRINAEIKQLASAAAAGDFSRRGDAQRFDHDFRLMLENLNAMMAVSDDNLGKLSQLLSAIAEGDLTARMHGDYQGVFARMRDDANTTVAQLTQIVGQIQASASSITLAAGEIASGNSDLSRRTEQQAANLEETAASMEELTSTVRQNAEHARQANQLAIGAQGVASQGGSVVGQVVNTMSAIEASSKKIAEIISVIDGIAFQTNILALNAAVEAARAGEQGRGFAVVASEVRTLAQRSAAAAKEIKGLIDDSVGKVAQGSSLVHQAGSTMGEIVASVQRVTDIMAEISAASQEQSAGIEQVNQTVVQMDETTQQNAALVEEATAAARAMEEQAGQLADAVAIFRLDNQVSAAMKAVAARVEPVHVAAAVARPQPASTPTPVRRSSNASTFVASDSDWQEF, from the coding sequence ATGAATCTCCTGCATCGCTGGCAACACTACTTCAGCAACCTCTCCGTCCGGCGCAAGCTCAACCTGCTGACGCTGCTCATCGCGCTCGGCGTGATCGCGCTCTCGGTGATCGCCGCCCGCATGCAGTACCTCGACCTGACCGAGACCCGCAAGACCGCGCTGAAGACCCAGGTCGAACTCAGCTACGGCATCCTCCAGCACTACCACCGTCTGGCCGGTACCGGCGAGCTCAGCGAGGACGCTGCCAAGAGCGCGGCGCTGCAGGCGCTGGAAGTGATGCGCGCCGAAAACGATGCCTACTACTTCAACATCTACGACACCGGCTACCGCCTGCTGATGCACCCGTTCCGCAAGGACCTGGTCGGCAAGGACATGAAGGACTTCCGCACCGACGATGGCGTACGCATCTACTACGACCAGGTCGAAGCGGCCAAGGCCGGAGGCGGCTTCGTCAACTACCGCTGGGCCAAGCCCGGCAGCAAGGGCGAGGTCGAGAAGGTGGCCTACGCCGGCCTGTTCGCGCCCTGGAACTGGGTGGTCAGCAGTGGCGTCTACATGGACGACGTGCAGAAGCAGGCGCTGGTGTTCACCGCCATCATGGCCGTCTCCGGTGGCGTGCTGGTGCTGATCGTGCTGGCCCTGAGCTGGCTCATCGGCAACCGCATCGCCGTGCCGCTGAAGCAGGCAACGGCCGTCGCCGAGGGTATCGCCCGCGGCAAGCTGGACAGCCACATCGGCCCGCAGCCGCATGACGAGACCGGCCGCCTGCTGGACGCCATGTCCGGCATGCAGCAGCAGCTGCACGCGGTGATCAGCGGCCAGCGCGAAATGGCGCGCCGCCACGACGGCGGCGAACTGAGTTACCGCATCGACGCCAGCGCCTTCCCCGGCGAGTACGGGTTGATGGTGCAGGAAACCAACGCCCTGGTCGGCGGCCACGTGCAGACCCTGCACGACGTGCTGGACGTGGTGCAGCAGTACGCGGTGGGCGATCTGAGCCGCGACGTCGCACGCTACCCCGGCGAGAAGGCCGCGATGACCACCACCGTCGACACGGTCAAGGCCAACCTCGGCCGCATCAATGCCGAGATCAAGCAGCTGGCCAGTGCCGCCGCTGCCGGCGACTTCAGCCGTCGTGGCGATGCGCAGCGCTTCGATCACGATTTCCGCCTGATGCTGGAAAACCTCAACGCGATGATGGCGGTCAGCGATGACAACCTCGGCAAGCTCTCGCAGCTGCTGTCGGCCATCGCCGAAGGCGACCTGACCGCGCGCATGCATGGCGACTACCAGGGCGTGTTCGCGCGCATGCGGGACGACGCCAACACCACCGTCGCGCAGCTGACCCAGATCGTCGGCCAGATCCAGGCCAGTGCTTCCAGCATCACCCTGGCCGCCGGTGAGATTGCCTCGGGCAACAGCGACCTGTCGCGCCGCACCGAGCAGCAGGCCGCCAATCTGGAAGAAACCGCCGCGTCGATGGAGGAGCTGACCTCCACCGTGCGCCAGAACGCCGAGCACGCCCGCCAGGCCAACCAGCTCGCCATTGGCGCGCAGGGTGTGGCCTCGCAGGGTGGCAGCGTGGTCGGCCAAGTGGTCAACACGATGTCGGCCATTGAAGCCTCCTCGAAGAAGATCGCCGAGATCATCAGCGTCATCGACGGCATCGCCTTCCAGACCAACATCCTGGCGCTGAACGCCGCGGTGGAAGCCGCACGTGCCGGCGAACAGGGCCGCGGCTTCGCCGTGGTCGCCAGTGAAGTGCGCACCCTCGCCCAGCGCTCGGCCGCCGCTGCGAAGGAGATCAAGGGCCTGATCGATGATTCGGTCGGCAAGGTCGCCCAAGGCTCCAGCCTGGTGCACCAGGCCGGCAGCACCATGGGCGAGATCGTCGCCTCGGTGCAGCGCGTGACCGACATCATGGCCGAGATCTCCGCCGCCTCGCAGGAGCAGTCGGCCGGCATCGAGCAGGTCAACCAGACCGTGGTGCAGATGGACGAAACCACCCAGCAGAATGCTGCGCTGGTGGAAGAAGCCACCGCCGCCGCACGTGCGATGGAAGAACAGGCTGGCCAACTGGCCGACGCCGTGGCGATCTTCCGCCTGGACAACCAGGTCTCGGCCGCGATGAAGGCGGTGGCCGCGCGTGTCGAGCCGGTGCATGTTGCCGCCGCCGTGGCACGTCCACAGCCGGCCAGCACGCCCACCCCGGTCCGCCGCAGCAGCAACGCCAGCACCTTCGTCGCCAGCGACAGCGACTGGCAGGAATTCTGA
- a CDS encoding methyl-accepting chemotaxis protein, whose translation MPWINNLKLMPKLLLTFGVLLLVMLLQGIVAYRGLHSLNNVTTELAGSRMESIRMAGEMRGMLGEYRNAAYQQLIRASDDVKADARKQTVELRTSMDKSIKDYPKLVDNAQQKKLFDTFAKEWKDALASYDSVTEMLELDLPDDAIDTFVGETRTKHRKAASALEALIAEDNRLARASREEAESTYSASAVLTVIALLGGAALGLVLVWLFARALVGSVRGAVSVANDVAGGKLDGHIDVSRQDEVGELMQAMQRMQRDLRERIETDQAVARENLRIRTALDYSSTGVYLTDTSNTIVYSNRALQQTLSQYQDEVRRDLPDFDAQASLIGKPVTVLEHRGEMDQTLLGNLKAHGVARRPMQYGDAQFAQVVSTIRNEGGDTVGYVVEWRDRTQEAQVEAEVARVIAQAAAGDLSGRIDSSDKEGFFLQLAQQINGLLDANAGSIEQISGLLAALSQGDLTVRMHGDYQGVFARMRDDANATAAQLSEIVTRIKQSSRAISSAAGEIASGNSDLSRRTEQQAANLEETAASMEELTSTVRQNAEHARQANQLAIGAHGVASQGGEVVGQVVTTMSAIEASSKKIAEIISVIDGIAFQTNILALNAAVEAARAGEQGRGFAVVASEVRTLAQRSAAAAKEIKGLIDDSVGKVNDGSALVHKAGATMGEIVASVQRVTDIMAEISAASQEQSAGIEQVNQTVVQMDETTQQNAALVEEATAAARAMEEQAGHLSEAVSIFVVDEAETVAAPRIAAAPAPRAAAPAAPAPVAPPARRTAGGRPMATELADGDWQEF comes from the coding sequence ATGCCGTGGATCAACAACCTGAAACTGATGCCGAAGCTGCTGCTGACCTTCGGTGTCCTCCTGCTGGTGATGCTGCTGCAGGGTATCGTCGCCTATCGCGGCCTGCACTCGCTGAACAACGTCACCACCGAGCTGGCGGGTTCTCGCATGGAGAGCATCCGCATGGCCGGCGAGATGCGCGGCATGCTGGGTGAATACCGCAACGCCGCCTACCAGCAGCTGATCCGCGCCAGTGACGACGTCAAGGCTGATGCACGCAAGCAGACCGTCGAGCTGCGTACCAGCATGGACAAGTCGATCAAGGACTATCCGAAGCTGGTCGACAACGCACAGCAGAAGAAGCTGTTCGACACCTTCGCCAAGGAGTGGAAGGACGCCCTGGCCTCCTATGACAGCGTCACCGAGATGCTGGAACTGGACCTGCCGGACGACGCCATCGATACCTTCGTCGGCGAGACCCGCACCAAGCACCGCAAGGCCGCATCGGCGCTGGAAGCGCTGATCGCCGAAGACAACCGCCTCGCCCGTGCCTCGCGCGAAGAGGCTGAATCCACCTATTCCGCCTCGGCCGTGCTGACTGTGATCGCCCTGCTGGGCGGCGCCGCTCTCGGCCTGGTGCTGGTCTGGCTGTTCGCCCGCGCCCTGGTCGGCAGCGTGCGCGGCGCCGTGTCGGTTGCCAACGACGTGGCCGGCGGCAAGCTCGATGGCCACATCGACGTCAGCCGCCAGGATGAAGTGGGTGAACTGATGCAGGCCATGCAGCGCATGCAGCGCGACCTGCGTGAGCGCATCGAAACCGACCAGGCCGTCGCCCGCGAGAACCTGCGCATCCGTACCGCGCTGGATTACAGCTCGACCGGCGTGTACCTGACCGACACCAGCAACACCATCGTTTACAGCAACCGCGCCCTGCAGCAGACCCTGAGCCAGTACCAGGACGAAGTCCGCCGCGACCTGCCGGACTTCGATGCGCAGGCTTCGCTGATCGGCAAGCCGGTCACCGTGCTTGAGCACCGCGGCGAGATGGACCAGACCCTGCTGGGCAACCTGAAGGCACACGGCGTTGCCCGTCGCCCGATGCAGTACGGCGATGCCCAGTTCGCCCAGGTGGTTTCGACCATCCGCAATGAAGGCGGCGACACCGTCGGCTACGTGGTGGAATGGCGCGACCGCACCCAGGAAGCGCAGGTGGAAGCCGAAGTGGCACGCGTAATCGCCCAGGCAGCCGCCGGCGACCTGTCCGGCCGTATTGATTCCAGCGACAAGGAAGGCTTCTTCCTGCAGCTGGCCCAGCAGATCAACGGCCTGCTCGACGCCAACGCCGGCAGCATCGAGCAGATCTCCGGGCTGCTTGCCGCACTGTCGCAGGGCGACCTGACCGTGCGCATGCATGGCGACTACCAGGGCGTGTTCGCCCGCATGCGCGACGACGCCAACGCCACTGCCGCGCAGCTGAGCGAGATTGTTACCCGCATCAAGCAGTCCAGCCGTGCGATCAGCTCGGCCGCTGGCGAAATCGCCTCGGGCAACAGCGATCTGTCGCGCCGCACCGAGCAGCAGGCCGCCAATCTGGAAGAAACCGCTGCCTCGATGGAGGAGCTGACCTCGACCGTTCGCCAGAACGCCGAGCATGCACGCCAGGCCAATCAGCTGGCCATCGGCGCACATGGCGTGGCCTCGCAGGGCGGTGAAGTGGTCGGCCAGGTGGTCACCACCATGTCGGCCATCGAAGCCTCGTCGAAGAAGATCGCCGAGATCATCTCGGTCATCGACGGCATCGCCTTCCAGACCAACATCCTGGCGCTGAACGCCGCAGTGGAAGCTGCGCGTGCCGGTGAACAGGGTCGTGGTTTCGCCGTGGTTGCCAGCGAAGTGCGTACCCTCGCCCAGCGTTCGGCCGCTGCCGCCAAGGAGATCAAGGGCCTGATCGACGACTCCGTCGGCAAGGTCAACGACGGCTCGGCACTGGTACACAAGGCGGGCGCCACCATGGGCGAGATCGTCGCCTCGGTGCAGCGCGTGACCGACATCATGGCCGAGATCTCTGCGGCCTCGCAGGAACAGAGCGCCGGCATCGAGCAGGTCAACCAGACCGTGGTGCAGATGGACGAAACCACCCAGCAGAACGCCGCGCTGGTGGAAGAAGCCACCGCCGCCGCACGTGCGATGGAAGAACAGGCCGGCCACCTCAGCGAAGCGGTGTCGATCTTCGTGGTCGACGAAGCCGAGACCGTGGCTGCCCCGCGCATCGCCGCTGCCCCGGCCCCGCGTGCTGCCGCACCTGCCGCGCCGGCCCCGGTCGCCCCGCCGGCCCGCCGCACCGCCGGTGGTCGCCCGATGGCCACCGAACTGGCCGATGGAGACTGGCAGGAATTCTGA
- a CDS encoding chemotaxis protein CheW: protein MNDKTSSTASAGGEFLSFTLGAEHYGVDILKVQEIRGYDAVTRVPDAPDYIKGVINLRGTIVPVIDLRLKLRLDNARYDAFTVMIVLNVEDRVVGIVVDSVSDVIPLSAEQIRPTPEFGAAVDTRFISGIGTQDDRMLILLDIETLLDSADMGQANVVEDAAA, encoded by the coding sequence ATGAACGACAAGACCAGCTCCACCGCCAGCGCCGGTGGCGAATTCCTCAGCTTCACCCTCGGTGCCGAGCACTACGGCGTGGACATCCTCAAGGTGCAGGAAATCCGCGGCTACGACGCCGTCACCCGCGTGCCGGATGCCCCGGACTACATCAAGGGCGTGATCAACCTCCGCGGCACCATCGTGCCGGTCATCGACCTGCGGCTGAAGCTGCGCCTGGACAACGCCCGCTACGACGCCTTCACCGTGATGATCGTGCTGAACGTCGAAGACCGCGTGGTCGGCATCGTCGTGGACAGCGTCTCCGACGTGATCCCGCTGTCGGCCGAGCAGATCCGCCCGACCCCGGAATTCGGCGCCGCCGTCGATACCCGCTTCATCTCCGGCATCGGCACGCAGGACGACCGCATGCTGATCCTGCTCGACATCGAGACCCTGCTGGACAGCGCCGATATGGGTCAGGCCAACGTCGTTGAAGACGCCGCTGCCTGA